TTTATTATCAATTAATTTTGCTTCAAATTTTGGCTGAACAACATAGCTTTCTTCCCATAAATAGAAATAAATTTTTGATTTGCTATTAAAGGTCATGTTGGTTGTAACTGGTACTTCCAGTGTTTCGCCGACACAATAATTCTTAGATGGAATTGAATCAATGGTTATAAAAGAAGGTAAAGATACATTGACACTATCAATTGTACTTTTTATCGAATTACACTGATCTTTTATTGAAACAAATGAGTTTTTTGCATTTAAATTTATCAAAGGAATTTCAGAATAGTTCTTAGTAAGATAATGACTTTGACCATTTTCAAGAGAAACAACATAAGGTGGCAAACCTTGATTAATATTAACTAATAAGGAAGGAATTATACCGTATTGAGAGTTACCTGTACTAACATTTCCAATAATTGCTTTAGGAGGAATTGAGAACATAATCAGATCACTATAAATTTCTGGATTTGAACCAATTAATTGTAATGAAAATGATTTGCCATATTCGAGATTTTGAGGTAGTGTTGACTCTAAAAACCCTTTTTCATTGAGTTTTGATTCTATCTCTTCCTGATATGTCCCAACAGCTGATTTTATTCTTAATTTGAAAGAATTGGTTTCACCTAAAGTTCCATTTAAGCTATATGAGTAGTGTATTTTTTTCCCAGGACAAGTATAATATAAATTGCTTAACCCTGTAACTAGTAAACCATAGGGATTTGTTTTGATATTTGCTTCACCGGCGGAAATACCCACTCCACATAAGTTTTCGATTTTTTCAATTCTATAATTGAAGGATTTAACTATTAGTTTAGAAACAGTATAAGTTGAGTCATAGGAGCTTGGATAAATAGTATTTAATTTTGTACTATCATTTAAAACCAGGTTAAAACTTCCACCACCAATAATTTTTATTTTTAAATCAACCTTACTAAATGGATTTATCTGAGAAGCACCAACATAACTCAATTTTGCTATAGGTTTTGTGAATATTTTGAAACGATTGGAAGGAATTCCAGTAACTGCAGGGGATGTTGAATTAGCCCTAATCATATAATTCTCTCCAAATGGTAATTCCAATGGAATGATTAAATCAGTTGAAGTTGAATTTATCCGTTTTAATTCCTTAAAATTTTTTCCAAATGCATCTGAAATTTCTATAACAAATTTATTGTCTTCGTTAAAATTGCCTGAAGTCTTTAATTTCAAAGATATAGAAGTTCCTGTACAATATTGGTTTAGAAAGGTTTCTACCAAAACAGAATTTTGCTGAGCATGAGTACAAATTGATATTAAAAGTGCTAAGATAATTTGCAATTTTTTCATCCGTTCTATATTTATAATTTAACGATTTTAAAGTTTGTGTGATTGATAGTTAGATAATAAGTGCCAGATGGAAGATGGGAAATATTTAATTCCTTGCTTTCATAGAAATCTTTTTCAATGATCACTTTACCCAAAGTATTGGTTAGTTTTAGTAAGAATATATTTTCCTTGGCATTAATTTTTAAGATTTCCTGTACAGGATTGGGGAAAACCTCAATGTAGTTGATGAAATGAGGTTCGACTTCTGTTAATAATTCAATTTGTAATTTATTATTCCCAATAACGATTCCAACACCACAATCGGAATTTGAAACTTTAAATAACTTATATACACTTACCCCATTCGGGAACGTGGGTTTAAAGGCAAAATTATACAAGCTGTCTTTTGCCTGAAAAGTTGGAGCTTTAAGGCTATCATTTCCAAATGAAAAGTAAATAGGAAAAGTGCCGGAAAACTTAAGGTTTGCAACAGCATCTTTGGCAGGTTCATATATAAGCTTATTTATTTGAAGTTGCCCAACTGCGGCTATTTTAATAGGTATTGAGGAGTGAAACGCTGAACCAGCAGAAGGTACATTTGATACAACTCTAACTCTGTAATAATCGCCCTGAACTAAATTTGAAGGCAATTCTGCCGTAATCGGACTTGAATTTCCTTTGGTTGGTATATTTATGAAATTGTTTCCATTCAAATCAGATATTTGAACTGAAAAAGCTTCATTTCCTTTAAGAGGCCCTGTGGTCGAAAAATTTACCAAAATGTTCTTTCCAGCACAAATTTTACCATTAACTGGCTGAACGTTAGTAGTTGTAATTAAAAGCGGTTGGGGTTCATTAACAGTAACTGTTATTTGCTTATCTGATTTTGAAGTTCCACAGCTATTAATAAGCTCTTTAATAAAATAATTTGTAGATAACTTTGGTGTTACCGGAATAGAATAGGAATTTGAAGCTTCCATATACTGTACCTTACCTTTTGTACCATCAGAAAGTTCGTAAATAATAGGGAGAGTTCCACTTGATAACTTTAGTACAAGGTTTACTTTTTCCCCGGGATTTGAAATGGTATTTCCCTGAAGATTGCCTAATGGCGGAGCTTCTACCTTAAGTATTTTTCCTAAAAAATTTGAGTTGCTTGCTAAAGCGGGGGCACTAGATTTAATATTGACATAATAATTTCCTGAAGCGAGATCGTTAGGAATCAAAAATTCTTTTGTGAGGCCAGTTAGTTTGGTTTCACCTATTTTTGTAAATACATTATTACTCAGGTTTTGTAATTCAACAGTAATTATATTGTTAGATTCAAAATCACCTGTTGCAGAAAAATCAATTTTAATTTTAGTACCCAAACAAGCCAATTGAGGTATATTATTGAGAACTAAGCTTGCAGCGGCTTTTACATTTACACTTCCCTGGAACTTCCCATACCCACATTCATTATAGGCATATCTAATTGAATAAATAGTACTTGTGTCAGGTGACACGCGTGGATCAGTATAAGAATAGCTGGTGCTGACATTTGTTGCAGGGAATAATCCATACTTAAATCCGAATGCACCATTTAAGTTGATTATTTTGAGCTGAGCTCCTTGTGATTTCTTAGAATAAATAGCAATATCGGAATTATCCTGTGCCACTAATTTGATTTCGGGTTTTTTGTTTATTGAAATTAATATCGGGGTAGATGGGTAACCTGTTTCATTGTTCTCTTTAATTCTTAAATAGAATTTCGGCGAATTTTTAAGGAGACCAACAGGGATTGTTGCCACTAAAAATTCACCTTCAACTTTAGTGGGTAAATCACCATAATTTTGATTATATGATTCTGATATTTGTACTTGAGCATTGAAATTTTGTGGAATATTCCCTTCAAAACCATATCTGATATGAATATTCTCCCCTTCACAGTAATTCAAGTTTGACAAATTCTCTATTATAAATTTGTAAGGTTTTGTATCAATTTTTATTTCACCGGTAGAATTACCTACACCGCACCTGTTAGATATTTTTGAAATGGAAAATATAGTACTTTGTTTGATGAATTTTGAAAAATTATATTCCCCAGACCCGGAGTTGAATACGCTTTGACTTATTTTTTCTCCTGTTGAGAATTCAATGGCCATCTCTGAATAACTCTTAGCTTTAAATTGTAAAATAATTGGAGTTCCCAATATTACTTCTCTTTCGGCTGCACCGAAAAAATTTGCTTTGGGTACATCATCCAAATAAAGAAATAAATCTGGTGAAGAAATTTTCCGTTTTTTATTTGTAACCCTTATTGGCAGTGAGTTATACTCAGAAAAAACTTCCGGAATGCTTATATTAATCTGAAACTTTTTTGATGATCCAAGTTCAATATAATTGGCAACACTATTTTCATATTTTATGGCCTCAACTGTATATACATCACTTGTATCAGACTCTCCATTTACTACAAATGGTACATCAATTGGTTTATTTTTGCAATAAATGGGTTGGTATCCCATATTTAAGGATATAGATTGCTTAAGATTTTGAGGATTTGAAACTTGGACTTTGATTGATTTATTTACTAAAATAGATTTTCCGCAAGCATTTGAAATTTCTTTTATATTATAAGTTGTAGAGCTAATTGGAAATACCCCTGTATTTATAAGACTAAAATCATTTTTGCCATCATTTATTAACAGACTATATGGGATATTTGATGAACCATTAACAACTACTGGAAGATCAAACCTTTTTCCAGCTTCGGAATTGTAAACAGGGTTATTTGGATTAGACAGCGTAAGAGTTGGAGTGGAATTAATGGTTATACTTAAAAACTTTAAACTCTTAATGTTGGGGTTTGTGCTAATTACCCATAAATTTCCAGATGCTGTTTTTCCAGGAAACGGGCTATTTATATGATCAACTCTGAGAGTAGTGTCATTAATAAAATACGCATCAAAGAATAACGAATTGGTAGAAGAATATGAAAATTCAAATTTGAATTTATTATCTGCCGGAAAAGTGCCGAGTTTTTTTATAATTATATCAACCTGACCATTTTCACAAACAGAAATTGGCTTATTGTTCTCACTAATATTGAAGCCCGAAGTAACATTTATATTTGTTTTTCCTTCTACTATAGACGATCTGGTACAGTTTCGGTAAGCGGCACTTGTTATTTTGTAAACATCAGAAAATAAAGGCTCTACGGTGTATTTCTTTATTTTTTCGTCATAGATATTTTCAATATTCGTTATTGGAACCTTATTGGCTTTTTCTGCAACCCAATCAAAATAAGTATTATGATCGGCATTACCACCATATTGAACATTAATTGTTCCTTTTACTCCATAAGGAATATCCAATTTCTCTGTTAATATTTTTACTTTGTAGTTTTGCTCAACACTAAAGGCAAAGTTATTTGTTGATTTACAATATGGGGCTGTTGATTCTAATACTGCATGGAAGTTTTTCCCTTCCATTTCAGGGAGCAACTTATAAGAGTAGGTGTTGTCAGAAACATATTCAAGTGGGAGCCGGATTTCATTGATTTTAGTATTGTTATTTCCGTTTGAATACACATAAAGAAAAAACTTATTTTCTTTGTCAAATGGCCTATCCATATTAAAAGTAACAAAACCTTTGTCTCCCACACAGGCAGGGGATGTAAAATTCAGCCCCATCAATCGAAGATTTATCGGATTAACTTTGACTAATTGCTCGCCCGTAATTTTTCCAATACCACATTCATTTGTAACCTCTTTAACAGAATAAGAGGTGGTCTTTTCAGGATTTAGAATATATGTGTCACCATAAAACGATGATGGGTCTTTGATAACACCTGTGGAGTCATTGAATTTCAAAATAAAGGGCCGTGCTCCCTTCAATAGAGAAATATTTAGAGGAACTTGTTCAAATGAATTGGTTAAAAATTCTCCTAACAAATTCCCGCTAATTAAAAACTTAAAATATACATTAGCACTCCAGGGGCTTTGGACTATAGGGTCTGTAGAAACCACTCTTAATTTGCCGAATGTATTAGAAATGGTGTCAGGGATTATAATTGGTATTTGGTTCAAGCCTGACTCCTCTGAAACTGTAATTATTTTGGTTTCGGTGTTAGAGCTTCCTGATTTTTTATAATTATATGAAAGCTCTATTTTAAATTTATTATTCGATCCAAATGCACCAGTGGAAGTGAAGTTTATGACGTTTTTTTTAGAAGTACAGAGGTCTCCTGAAGGATTTTGAATACTTAATGTTTGTGAAAATGTTATTGTTGGAATTACCAGAATAAATAATATAAATAATCTATGCATTTGTGAGAAAAATTAAAGTTTGATAATTGAGGATTTTTTTAAAGATTTTTCCTTGGTAAGAATTTCTACTATGTATTTACCTGATGGTAAATCAGAAATATTTAATTTTGGTGATTTTTCGGAAAATGAATTAAAGATTTTAAGAATTCTTCCCTGAGGGCTTAGAATTTTCACAACAATTGGGTTTAAAAATTCACTGAATTCAAAATAATCTACAGCGGGATTAGGATAAATCAGAGTTTCAATTTCATATGGATTTTCTGTAGCTGTTAATATCTCAATTGTTAAAGGATTCAATCCTTTAACAAGTCCCATTGAACATAGGTTATTGCTTAATTGAAACACCTTATAATTTCCTGGTTTTCTTATTGATAAACTATATTGATTATTTTGAATATAATAATTTGATTTATAGATGGCTGATGAGTCGTCATAAATCAGGTAAAAGGGGGGTGTGCCATTAAATTCAAAATTTACTGTGGCGGGAGACTCTGTTGTAAAATAGGGTTTACTTGACGATACATAAACTGAAATTCCCTGGATAACTTCAAACGGTAAAATTGATGTCGAACCTGAAACGCTTGGGTCATCTGACAATATTTTGACTCTATAATCTGTTCCTGTAGGTAAATTTTCAGGTACTGTAAAAACAAAACTATTTCCAATAATTGAAAAAGGCATCTTGTTAAAATTCAGTCCATTTTTATCTGATATTTCAAGCTTCAAACTATTTATATCTAAACCAGAAGAGGTAAATGTCACATTAACTTTTTCACCAGGACAGGTTTTTTGTTTATTGAGGATTACTTCATTTATTTCTTTTTCTGTTTTGGTATTTACAATTACAGTAGCCTCGCCAGAAGCCTGGCCTTTTCCGCAAAGATTTGTGATAGAGATTATTTTATAAGTAGTAGTTTGCTTGGGTGAAACTTTTACATAGGTAATTCTTGAGCCTGATTTCCCCAATATCCCGTCAGATAAAGAATAATTAAAAAATGGGTTTTCGAGATCAGAAACAATAGTAAGATAGGTTGATTTCCCATTGTTTATAGTCGCATTACCAGTGATACTGGCAGAGGGGCGATCCAAAATTTGAATTATTTCAGAGCTTCCTAAAACAATTCCATCAGATTTTATGTATAACTTATAAAAACCTGTTTTTAAGCTTGAGGGTAAATTTAAATTGTAATTAGTGTCCTCTAATTTTTCAGTTTTTCCAAGATTATAAATGTCCTGATTGTTATTATAATTTTCGATAAAGAATTCAAAAAAAGAGTTTGGATTAAAGTCACCTTTAATTTTATAGTTAACAGACATTTTTCCACCTATACAATAGCTAGTCGTATTTGTGGTTATTTTGGCTGATTTTGGGATTCTAACCAGTATTTGACTATTGGAGTTAAAATATCCGCAAGCTGTGGATACTTTTGCCACTTTATATGTTGTGCTTACTTTTGGTGAAACTCTTACACAATTATTTGCAGTTACTTCCCCAATTCCTTCAATCCACACAGTATGAAAATGTTGCATTGTACTTTTGATATTTATACAGCTACTTGATCCATCAGAATCACTCAAGATTATCTCATTTGCACTTCCATTTTGACCAGTTAAAGTAATTTTTGGAGAGGTGTAAAATGTCGATTGGATTGTATTTGATTTGAAATCAATTGTTTTATCAATTACCCTTATATCAATTAAAGAACTGGATTGGAAAAAACCTTCCGGAACCTGAACCCACATTGGGTTGCCGGGTTTTACAATTTGTATTTCTTTAAAATTATTTTGTCCGTATAGAGAAACCTCTACTTTTAAATCAGCTTTCATAATATCTCCTTGTGACATAAAGCTTATAGGGATAATTGAGTGTTTTCCTTCGCAAAAT
The sequence above is a segment of the Cytophagaceae bacterium genome. Coding sequences within it:
- a CDS encoding T9SS type A sorting domain-containing protein, whose translation is MHRLFILFILVIPTITFSQTLSIQNPSGDLCTSKKNVINFTSTGAFGSNNKFKIELSYNYKKSGSSNTETKIITVSEESGLNQIPIIIPDTISNTFGKLRVVSTDPIVQSPWSANVYFKFLISGNLLGEFLTNSFEQVPLNISLLKGARPFILKFNDSTGVIKDPSSFYGDTYILNPEKTTSYSVKEVTNECGIGKITGEQLVKVNPINLRLMGLNFTSPACVGDKGFVTFNMDRPFDKENKFFLYVYSNGNNNTKINEIRLPLEYVSDNTYSYKLLPEMEGKNFHAVLESTAPYCKSTNNFAFSVEQNYKVKILTEKLDIPYGVKGTINVQYGGNADHNTYFDWVAEKANKVPITNIENIYDEKIKKYTVEPLFSDVYKITSAAYRNCTRSSIVEGKTNINVTSGFNISENNKPISVCENGQVDIIIKKLGTFPADNKFKFEFSYSSTNSLFFDAYFINDTTLRVDHINSPFPGKTASGNLWVISTNPNIKSLKFLSITINSTPTLTLSNPNNPVYNSEAGKRFDLPVVVNGSSNIPYSLLINDGKNDFSLINTGVFPISSTTYNIKEISNACGKSILVNKSIKVQVSNPQNLKQSISLNMGYQPIYCKNKPIDVPFVVNGESDTSDVYTVEAIKYENSVANYIELGSSKKFQINISIPEVFSEYNSLPIRVTNKKRKISSPDLFLYLDDVPKANFFGAAEREVILGTPIILQFKAKSYSEMAIEFSTGEKISQSVFNSGSGEYNFSKFIKQSTIFSISKISNRCGVGNSTGEIKIDTKPYKFIIENLSNLNYCEGENIHIRYGFEGNIPQNFNAQVQISESYNQNYGDLPTKVEGEFLVATIPVGLLKNSPKFYLRIKENNETGYPSTPILISINKKPEIKLVAQDNSDIAIYSKKSQGAQLKIINLNGAFGFKYGLFPATNVSTSYSYTDPRVSPDTSTIYSIRYAYNECGYGKFQGSVNVKAAASLVLNNIPQLACLGTKIKIDFSATGDFESNNIITVELQNLSNNVFTKIGETKLTGLTKEFLIPNDLASGNYYVNIKSSAPALASNSNFLGKILKVEAPPLGNLQGNTISNPGEKVNLVLKLSSGTLPIIYELSDGTKGKVQYMEASNSYSIPVTPKLSTNYFIKELINSCGTSKSDKQITVTVNEPQPLLITTTNVQPVNGKICAGKNILVNFSTTGPLKGNEAFSVQISDLNGNNFINIPTKGNSSPITAELPSNLVQGDYYRVRVVSNVPSAGSAFHSSIPIKIAAVGQLQINKLIYEPAKDAVANLKFSGTFPIYFSFGNDSLKAPTFQAKDSLYNFAFKPTFPNGVSVYKLFKVSNSDCGVGIVIGNNKLQIELLTEVEPHFINYIEVFPNPVQEILKINAKENIFLLKLTNTLGKVIIEKDFYESKELNISHLPSGTYYLTINHTNFKIVKL